In a genomic window of Pelotomaculum thermopropionicum SI:
- the FtsI gene encoding cell division protein (FtsI/penicillin-binding protein 2) — protein MERKFIEKKMQVFLIMVSAIFLILVARLAYMQLLQNDRFSTLARENRMRLITITAPRGEVFDRNGIKLVGNQPVYTVSLANLGRKEDTAGVVQRLAAIIGTDPQEIQQKIDQQKRLYEPVKIATGVSPEIVTRIEEQRLELPGVVIDIEPQREYPNGSVLSHVMGYVRQINEEQLAANKDKGYKMGDPFGQTGLEYTYEQYLRGQNGGRQVEVDSMARPVRDLGVKQPVPGNNLILTIDYRVQKAAEDALARAAQEALKLGHREAGAGAAVAIDVRTGGVLAMASYPAYDPVKLSGVLSQKDYNEIFNSPKKPLLNRALLPYAPGSTFKMIVAMAGLESGKITPQDAILDPGIFYYSGGSYSDWKPGGHGRVDLIKAIKVSCDTYFYQLGLKVGIDEIARIARQFGLGESTGIELPGEESGVVPGPASKLQQRLAWLSPEARAKAKEIDRKYSELLNKTADENERKALLRKRGDELRQIEWELDWHDYDTIVSSIGQGDNRYTPLELASYIATIANGGIRYKPYLVQRVVSPDGRLLKENKPVELGRVNVSPETLAVIKQGMYEVTQPPDGTAYGFFAGFPPVAAKTGSAEVYGHDSTHGLFVAFAPYDNPEIAVAVVMEFAGHGGTAAGPVAEDMLAAYFGLPIPGQKAPVSPE, from the coding sequence CATTATGGTTTCCGCCATCTTTTTAATTCTGGTGGCCAGGCTGGCATACATGCAACTGCTCCAGAACGACAGGTTTTCAACCCTGGCCCGCGAAAACAGGATGAGGCTCATCACCATCACCGCCCCCCGCGGCGAGGTTTTTGACCGCAACGGCATTAAGCTGGTAGGCAACCAGCCGGTTTATACGGTGTCGCTGGCAAACCTGGGGCGCAAGGAAGATACCGCCGGTGTGGTTCAGAGGCTTGCCGCCATTATCGGTACCGATCCGCAGGAAATACAGCAAAAGATCGACCAGCAGAAGCGCCTTTACGAACCGGTAAAAATAGCCACCGGTGTTTCCCCCGAGATAGTCACCAGGATTGAGGAACAGCGCCTTGAGCTGCCCGGTGTGGTAATTGATATTGAGCCGCAGCGGGAATATCCCAACGGTAGCGTGCTGTCCCATGTGATGGGCTACGTGCGCCAGATTAACGAGGAGCAACTGGCGGCCAACAAGGATAAGGGTTACAAAATGGGTGACCCCTTTGGCCAGACCGGTCTGGAGTACACTTACGAGCAGTACCTGCGCGGTCAGAACGGCGGGAGGCAGGTGGAGGTGGACTCCATGGCCAGGCCGGTGCGCGACCTGGGCGTTAAACAGCCGGTGCCGGGCAACAACTTGATTTTGACCATCGACTACAGGGTGCAGAAGGCGGCGGAGGACGCCCTGGCCAGAGCCGCCCAGGAAGCCTTGAAACTGGGCCACAGGGAGGCCGGAGCCGGCGCGGCCGTGGCGATTGATGTACGCACCGGCGGCGTTCTGGCCATGGCCAGCTATCCTGCTTACGACCCGGTTAAGCTCTCCGGCGTGCTGTCCCAGAAAGATTACAATGAAATATTCAACTCGCCCAAGAAACCCTTGTTGAACAGGGCCCTGCTGCCTTATGCGCCGGGTTCGACCTTCAAAATGATCGTGGCCATGGCCGGCCTTGAGTCGGGCAAGATAACCCCGCAGGACGCCATTCTGGACCCCGGAATTTTTTATTACAGCGGGGGCTCGTACAGCGACTGGAAGCCCGGCGGCCACGGGCGGGTTGACCTGATTAAGGCCATCAAAGTTTCTTGCGATACCTATTTTTACCAGTTGGGCCTTAAAGTCGGAATCGATGAAATTGCCAGGATAGCACGCCAGTTCGGCCTGGGTGAAAGCACCGGCATCGAACTGCCCGGGGAGGAAAGCGGCGTTGTGCCGGGCCCTGCTTCCAAGCTGCAGCAAAGGCTGGCCTGGCTGAGCCCGGAGGCCAGGGCGAAGGCCAAGGAGATAGACCGGAAATACAGCGAGCTTTTAAACAAGACGGCCGATGAAAACGAGCGCAAGGCCCTGCTTAGGAAAAGGGGCGATGAGCTGCGGCAAATTGAATGGGAGCTGGACTGGCATGATTACGACACCATCGTTTCGTCCATCGGCCAGGGCGACAACCGTTACACCCCTCTCGAGCTGGCCAGTTATATAGCCACCATTGCCAACGGGGGAATACGCTACAAGCCGTACCTGGTACAGCGGGTGGTATCCCCTGATGGCAGGCTGCTGAAGGAAAACAAGCCGGTTGAGCTGGGGCGCGTCAACGTTTCGCCAGAAACCCTGGCCGTTATCAAGCAGGGCATGTATGAAGTAACCCAGCCGCCGGACGGCACCGCCTACGGCTTTTTTGCAGGTTTCCCCCCGGTGGCGGCCAAAACCGGTTCGGCCGAGGTTTACGGCCATGACAGCACCCACGGCCTGTTTGTGGCCTTTGCCCCCTACGACAACCCGGAAATTGCCGTGGCCGTGGTGATGGAATTTGCCGGGCACGGCGGCACTGCCGCCGGACCGGTGGCGGAAGACATGCTGGCGGCTTACTTCGGCCTGCCCATACCGGGCCAAAAAGCGCCGGTCAGTCCGGAATAA
- the MinC gene encoding septum formation inhibitor — protein MASSKGGIYNDILSRPGQGFPADKDDLIDENTILVQRTLRSGQSIRYNGNIVVLGDVNPGAEVVASGNVIVMGALRGVVHAGAGGDENAVIMAFRLQPTQLRIANHITRPPDNENVDAENPEVARIKNGVVTIEAFQTGGERQGKVT, from the coding sequence TTGGCTAGTTCTAAAGGGGGTATCTACAATGATATCCTTTCAAGGCCTGGTCAAGGGTTCCCGGCGGACAAAGACGATCTGATTGACGAAAACACCATTCTGGTGCAGCGCACCCTGCGTTCCGGCCAGAGTATCCGTTATAACGGTAACATAGTTGTGCTGGGGGATGTCAATCCGGGGGCCGAGGTGGTGGCGTCCGGCAATGTTATAGTTATGGGGGCGCTGAGGGGAGTAGTGCATGCCGGGGCCGGCGGTGACGAAAATGCGGTGATAATGGCATTCCGGCTGCAGCCGACGCAGCTCAGGATTGCCAATCACATTACCCGGCCGCCTGACAACGAGAACGTGGATGCTGAAAACCCGGAGGTGGCGCGGATCAAGAACGGGGTTGTTACCATTGAAGCCTTCCAGACCGGTGGGGAGCGTCAGGGGAAGGTCACTTAA
- the MinD gene encoding septum formation inhibitor-activating ATPase gives MGEVIVVTSGKGGVGKTTTTANLGAGLASMGYKVVMVDADIGLRNLDVVLGLENRIVYDIVDVTGGHCRLRQALIKDKRLEGLHLLPAAQTKDKTAVSPEQMRDLCGELKKEFDYVIIDCPAGIEQGFRNAIAGAEKAIVVTTPEVSAVRDADRIIGLLEAAELREPKLIINRIRPKMVRQGDMMSIDDIIDILAVELLGVIPEDEMIVITTNRGEPVVLDQNSRSGQAYRNITRRILGEEVPMMNLEEEGGFFNRIKKIIGLK, from the coding sequence ATGGGCGAAGTAATTGTGGTGACTTCCGGCAAAGGAGGGGTAGGGAAAACCACCACTACCGCCAACCTCGGCGCCGGTCTGGCTTCCATGGGCTATAAAGTGGTCATGGTAGATGCGGATATCGGACTGAGAAACCTGGATGTGGTTTTGGGCCTGGAAAACAGGATTGTTTACGATATTGTCGACGTAACCGGCGGGCACTGCCGCCTGCGGCAGGCCTTGATCAAGGACAAGCGGCTGGAAGGGCTGCACCTTTTGCCTGCTGCCCAGACCAAGGACAAAACGGCCGTAAGCCCGGAGCAGATGCGCGACCTGTGCGGGGAACTGAAAAAAGAGTTCGATTACGTCATTATCGACTGCCCGGCCGGCATTGAACAGGGCTTTCGAAATGCCATTGCCGGGGCGGAAAAGGCCATCGTGGTAACCACCCCGGAAGTGTCGGCGGTGCGGGATGCGGACCGGATCATCGGCCTTTTGGAAGCTGCCGAACTGCGCGAGCCAAAGTTGATCATAAACCGCATCCGCCCAAAGATGGTCAGGCAGGGCGATATGATGAGCATCGACGACATTATCGACATTCTTGCCGTTGAGCTGCTGGGGGTCATACCGGAAGACGAGATGATCGTCATTACCACCAATCGGGGAGAGCCGGTGGTGCTGGATCAGAATTCGCGTTCGGGGCAGGCTTACCGGAACATTACCCGCCGGATTCTGGGCGAGGAAGTGCCGATGATGAATCTTGAGGAAGAGGGCGGATTTTTCAACAGAATCAAGAAGATTATCGGCCTGAAATAA
- the MinE gene encoding septum formation topological specificity factor codes for MLEFLTRLFSKDGGSKNVAKERLRLVLVHDRTSISPQLLETLKAELIKVISNYMEIDEAALEVSLDSSGNTVALVASIPVKGMKRVAGTA; via the coding sequence GTGCTGGAATTTTTAACAAGACTGTTCAGCAAGGACGGCGGAAGCAAAAATGTGGCCAAAGAGAGACTGCGCCTGGTTCTGGTGCACGACCGGACCAGCATATCGCCCCAACTGCTTGAAACCCTGAAAGCCGAGTTGATTAAGGTTATATCCAACTATATGGAAATCGATGAGGCCGCCCTTGAGGTTAGCCTGGATTCCAGCGGCAACACGGTAGCGCTGGTGGCCAGCATACCGGTTAAGGGAATGAAAAGGGTAGCAGGAACAGCTTAA
- the FtsW gene encoding bacterial cell division membrane protein encodes MRAAMFKQSRILKKLDYTLVITVVIIIIFSLVIIYSATKPSEVLTATGEAGGDPFASVKKQVFNIIIGLGVMLFMLGIQYEDLAKHMKALYALNLVMLGAVIFFGHSALGATRWIGIGSFKFQPSEFAKLIIIICFAAFLVRRKGKLNRLKDLLPCFAFMGVPVLLILMQPDLGTSLVYMAIMFGMLFAAGARPALLAGLIVGGLSLVSLWIWAHFWFEANSSFDLWIPLKDYQLKRLTIFLNPWKDWHGDGYHVIQSQIAIGQGGFFGRGLFQGSQTHGDFLPIQETDFIFSVVGEELGFVGAVALLFLFFVLIYRCIYIAVNAKDCFGFLLSAGVISMITFHVMVNVGMTTGIMPVTGIPLPMFSYGGSSMITNLAAMGLLLNINAKRQNIMF; translated from the coding sequence GTGCGCGCGGCCATGTTCAAGCAGAGCAGGATATTGAAAAAACTTGATTACACCCTTGTTATAACGGTAGTTATAATTATCATTTTTAGCCTGGTCATTATTTACAGCGCCACCAAGCCGTCGGAAGTCCTGACCGCAACCGGGGAAGCGGGAGGAGACCCGTTTGCCTCCGTAAAAAAGCAGGTATTCAATATAATAATTGGCCTGGGCGTGATGCTGTTTATGCTCGGCATTCAGTACGAGGACCTGGCCAAGCATATGAAGGCGCTTTATGCGCTTAACCTGGTCATGCTGGGAGCGGTGATTTTCTTCGGCCACTCGGCGCTGGGAGCAACGCGCTGGATAGGCATAGGCTCTTTTAAGTTTCAGCCGTCGGAGTTTGCCAAACTGATAATTATAATTTGTTTTGCGGCCTTTCTGGTCCGGCGCAAGGGGAAGCTGAACCGGCTTAAGGATCTGCTTCCCTGTTTTGCCTTTATGGGGGTGCCTGTTCTCTTAATTTTAATGCAGCCGGACCTGGGCACTTCACTTGTTTATATGGCCATAATGTTCGGCATGCTTTTTGCGGCGGGGGCGCGCCCGGCGCTGCTGGCAGGTTTGATTGTGGGCGGCCTGTCCCTGGTTTCGCTGTGGATTTGGGCGCACTTCTGGTTTGAGGCCAACAGTTCTTTCGACCTCTGGATTCCTCTAAAGGATTACCAGCTAAAGCGCCTGACCATCTTTTTAAACCCCTGGAAGGACTGGCACGGCGACGGTTACCACGTGATCCAGTCCCAGATTGCCATCGGGCAGGGCGGCTTCTTTGGCAGGGGTCTGTTTCAGGGCAGCCAGACCCACGGTGACTTCCTGCCCATCCAGGAGACCGACTTTATCTTTTCCGTCGTCGGCGAAGAACTGGGGTTCGTCGGGGCGGTGGCGCTTCTGTTCCTCTTTTTCGTCCTGATTTACCGCTGCATTTATATAGCGGTCAACGCCAAGGACTGCTTTGGCTTTTTGCTGTCGGCCGGAGTTATTTCAATGATAACCTTCCACGTTATGGTCAATGTGGGAATGACCACCGGGATCATGCCCGTTACGGGCATTCCCCTGCCGATGTTCAGTTACGGGGGCAGCAGCATGATTACCAACCTGGCCGCAATGGGGCTATTGTTAAACATAAACGCAAAGCGGCAAAATATAATGTTCTGA
- the NlpD gene encoding membrane protein (related to metalloendopeptidases), whose product MKGTDLKPGGAFKQDDWISYCRQPHWKKPGPAGHKKSLYRVGAALLIFLVLFALKETCHPWGVKARENLKYILTTEWNYQPVIERIVQFGLMIASMDWPYFSYPQPVVSKPEKAGISGNLALPVSGKVIRGYGMVIDPIDNMERFHSGIDIAAPPGSPVKAVLDGKVKRMGDSPALGRFVLIEHSQGSYTLYGGLSRAVVGEGAPVQAGQIIGETGTAGDVTGGGLHFELRENNKLVDPLTRLQVSQ is encoded by the coding sequence TTGAAAGGGACAGACCTTAAGCCAGGCGGGGCGTTCAAGCAGGACGACTGGATTTCTTACTGCAGGCAGCCGCACTGGAAGAAGCCGGGGCCGGCAGGCCATAAAAAAAGCCTGTACCGGGTTGGGGCGGCCCTGCTCATTTTTCTGGTGCTGTTTGCCTTGAAAGAAACCTGCCACCCCTGGGGAGTAAAGGCAAGGGAAAACCTGAAATACATCCTGACCACGGAATGGAACTACCAGCCGGTAATTGAAAGAATAGTCCAGTTCGGCCTTATGATAGCCAGTATGGACTGGCCGTATTTCAGCTATCCCCAGCCCGTGGTTTCAAAGCCCGAAAAAGCCGGTATTTCCGGAAACCTTGCGCTTCCGGTTTCCGGTAAGGTAATCCGCGGCTACGGCATGGTGATAGACCCGATTGACAACATGGAGCGGTTTCACTCCGGCATTGATATTGCCGCACCGCCGGGAAGCCCGGTTAAGGCGGTGCTGGACGGGAAGGTGAAGCGGATGGGGGACAGTCCGGCGCTGGGCAGGTTCGTCCTGATTGAGCATTCCCAGGGCAGCTATACGCTATACGGCGGGCTTTCCAGGGCGGTTGTGGGCGAAGGCGCACCGGTGCAGGCCGGGCAGATCATCGGGGAAACCGGAACGGCCGGCGACGTTACGGGCGGCGGCCTGCACTTCGAGCTGAGGGAAAACAACAAGCTGGTCGATCCGCTTACCAGGCTGCAGGTGAGTCAATAA
- the SpoIVFB gene encoding Zn-dependent protease, with product MKIGRVYGVEIHLNNAFLALLGLFFVAGVLEKGLIAFTVVLLHELAHVAAARRAGVHVSDIELLPFGGVSHIGGEVVVDPSREVLVASAGPAVNLLLAGLATAVKNYGLWDSSLGPFFLQCNLMMAAFNLLPALPLDGGRIFRSYLAKRVGFKLATYRAAWWGQFWGAAVVLGGAAGLAAGIIGLDIIITGLFLFYAATREKGLAPYHFIRHLARKKEELARAGVLPSEPLVSFDHVRLGDIIRTFVPQRFHLVLLLDENWRYRGLISEVQIIDALLARGVDAPVGSLVDGK from the coding sequence ATGAAAATCGGTCGTGTTTACGGTGTGGAGATCCATCTGAACAACGCCTTTCTGGCCCTGCTGGGGCTGTTTTTTGTGGCGGGGGTGCTGGAAAAAGGCCTGATTGCCTTTACGGTAGTGCTCCTGCATGAACTGGCCCATGTGGCCGCTGCCCGCCGTGCCGGCGTGCACGTATCGGATATTGAGCTTTTGCCCTTCGGGGGCGTCAGCCATATCGGCGGCGAGGTGGTCGTTGACCCGTCCAGGGAGGTGCTGGTGGCTTCTGCAGGTCCGGCCGTAAATTTGCTTCTGGCAGGACTGGCAACTGCCGTGAAAAATTACGGCCTTTGGGACAGCAGCCTGGGGCCTTTTTTTCTGCAGTGCAACCTGATGATGGCCGCTTTCAACCTGCTGCCGGCGCTGCCGCTGGACGGCGGGAGGATTTTTCGCTCTTACCTGGCAAAGCGCGTTGGCTTCAAACTGGCCACCTACCGGGCGGCCTGGTGGGGTCAGTTCTGGGGCGCGGCCGTTGTGCTGGGCGGGGCTGCCGGTCTGGCCGCCGGTATAATCGGCCTGGACATAATCATTACCGGCCTTTTTCTTTTTTACGCCGCCACCAGGGAAAAAGGCCTGGCGCCTTACCATTTCATCAGGCATCTGGCCCGGAAAAAAGAAGAGCTGGCCAGGGCGGGGGTGCTGCCCAGCGAACCGCTGGTTTCTTTCGACCATGTGCGCCTGGGCGACATCATCCGTACTTTTGTGCCTCAGCGGTTTCACCTGGTGCTTCTTTTGGATGAGAACTGGCGCTACCGCGGCCTGATAAGCGAGGTCCAGATCATTGACGCCCTCCTGGCCAGGGGCGTGGATGCTCCTGTGGGCAGCCTGGTAGACGGAAAGTAG
- a CDS encoding Fe-S oxidoreductase, whose translation MDVIEQILPEVQRPARYAGGEWNSVRKDWDGVDIKVAFAFPDAYEVGMSHLGLQILYWIVNGRPDALMERVFAPWPDMEEEMRSRGLPLFSLESRRPVRDFDILAFTLQYEMSFSNILNMLDLAGIPLMAEQRDEKFPLVIAGGPCAFNPEPLAGFIDLFVIGEGEEVINEFLDAFLEAKRRGLSRQGLLFEALKVPGVYVPSLYRVHYGEDGSVLKVAPAVEGVPERVTKRVVRDLNGAPFPLRPVVPFTEIVHDRAMVEVMRGCTRGCRFCQAGVLYRPVREKKCETVLEQAAGLVRNTGYGEISLTSLSTSDYTPVRRAVKALVDEYARQGVNVSLPSLRADNFSVELAKEVQRVRRSSLTFAPEAGTQRLRNVINKGVTGEDLLKTVSAAFREGWQAVKLYFMIGLPTETDEDLDGIAGLAGEVLALGRQAGVPAGRLRVTVSVSSFVPKAHTPFQWEPQAPLPALKQKQAYLSGKLKGRGLAFNYHDAGLSFIEAAFARGDRRLGAVLVNAFKLGCKFDGWSEHFSLSRWLEAFRRAGLNPEQYANRRYGYAEPLPWDHIDSGVSKEYLILEHRRAMAGLTTLDCRAGSCTGCGLCPALAAEPVYAEA comes from the coding sequence GTGGACGTTATTGAACAAATTTTGCCGGAAGTGCAGAGGCCTGCCCGCTATGCCGGGGGAGAGTGGAACTCGGTCCGCAAAGATTGGGACGGTGTTGATATAAAAGTTGCGTTTGCCTTTCCCGACGCCTATGAGGTGGGCATGTCCCACCTGGGGCTGCAGATCCTCTACTGGATCGTAAACGGCCGGCCGGATGCCTTAATGGAAAGGGTGTTTGCCCCCTGGCCGGACATGGAGGAAGAGATGCGAAGCCGCGGGCTTCCCCTTTTCTCCCTGGAATCCCGCCGTCCGGTAAGAGATTTTGATATCCTGGCCTTTACGCTGCAGTACGAAATGAGTTTTTCCAACATCCTGAACATGCTCGATCTGGCCGGCATACCTTTAATGGCGGAGCAGAGGGATGAGAAATTCCCTCTGGTTATAGCGGGGGGGCCCTGTGCCTTTAATCCGGAACCACTGGCAGGCTTTATCGATTTGTTTGTGATCGGCGAAGGGGAAGAGGTAATCAACGAGTTTCTGGATGCCTTTTTAGAGGCTAAACGCCGGGGGCTTTCCCGGCAAGGGCTTCTTTTTGAAGCATTGAAGGTGCCCGGGGTGTACGTGCCTTCGCTGTACCGCGTCCATTACGGGGAAGATGGATCGGTACTGAAGGTAGCACCGGCCGTAGAAGGCGTGCCTGAAAGAGTAACCAAGAGGGTTGTGCGGGACCTTAACGGTGCCCCCTTTCCGCTCCGGCCGGTGGTTCCTTTTACCGAAATAGTGCACGACCGGGCAATGGTTGAGGTGATGCGGGGCTGCACCAGAGGCTGCCGCTTTTGCCAGGCCGGCGTGCTTTACCGGCCGGTGCGCGAGAAAAAGTGCGAGACCGTTTTAGAGCAGGCCGCCGGCCTGGTCAGAAACACCGGCTACGGCGAGATATCCCTCACCTCCCTCAGCACCAGCGATTACACGCCGGTGCGCCGGGCAGTAAAGGCTCTGGTGGATGAATATGCCCGGCAGGGGGTGAATGTTTCACTGCCGTCCCTGCGGGCAGACAACTTTTCGGTGGAACTGGCGAAGGAGGTCCAGCGGGTGCGCCGGTCCAGCCTGACCTTTGCCCCGGAGGCCGGCACCCAGCGCCTTAGAAATGTCATTAACAAGGGCGTGACCGGGGAGGACCTCTTGAAAACTGTAAGCGCTGCCTTCCGCGAAGGGTGGCAGGCGGTTAAGCTCTACTTCATGATCGGGCTGCCCACCGAAACGGATGAAGATCTGGACGGCATAGCCGGGCTGGCCGGGGAAGTGCTGGCCCTGGGACGGCAGGCCGGTGTACCCGCGGGCCGGCTGAGGGTTACCGTCAGCGTTTCTTCTTTTGTGCCGAAGGCGCATACTCCTTTTCAGTGGGAGCCGCAGGCCCCCCTGCCGGCTTTGAAGCAGAAGCAGGCCTACCTTTCCGGAAAGCTCAAAGGGCGGGGGCTGGCATTTAACTATCACGATGCCGGGCTAAGCTTCATCGAGGCGGCCTTCGCCAGGGGAGACCGGAGGCTGGGGGCAGTTCTGGTCAATGCTTTTAAGCTGGGCTGCAAGTTTGACGGATGGTCGGAGCATTTCAGCCTGAGCCGCTGGCTGGAGGCTTTCCGGCGGGCCGGCCTGAACCCGGAGCAATACGCCAACCGGCGCTACGGGTACGCCGAGCCGTTGCCGTGGGATCACATTGACTCCGGAGTTTCCAAAGAATACCTGATTTTAGAGCATCGCCGGGCAATGGCCGGCCTGACCACGCTGGACTGTCGCGCGGGTTCCTGCACCGGCTGCGGCCTGTGCCCGGCCTTGGCGGCAGAACCGGTTTATGCGGAGGCTTAA